One window of the Shewanella khirikhana genome contains the following:
- a CDS encoding phosphoenolpyruvate carboxylase produces the protein MSSNLHQSGVRLLRMLGRHAETVMDVYLSGAVDEANADAGVLKKLTEAGILWRPEEDEGLRLTRSVRALLEEGLKDERNRQINANVGSALATIKTLADHYKEARSHSDYSAAEAYLADLSEHVYAFTENLRYSIRVLWGRINNEFGYVGTISAKIRENELAQSQVSELLNGLELFQFSELGEIASDIRELRKLLVTTLQETLSDCTQELSVVQARLLELLGRFRQIQGRTRLLKGWLLYTDMHPDYEPMEHVAHRKVPMLFNRAEAMLTDAHVDVHNQSQEQELMEMVARIKSISRLDLKPAAKAAETSVVLSAAEDFDIPENPLKQDVEDYFVAVIDSGKRQSALEYLQEKALPWDSESWIYQVIGGFEGLSEEHKSFFELEPLGEPHPVYTGNFIIRDVELWLS, from the coding sequence ATGAGCAGCAACCTGCACCAGTCCGGGGTGCGGCTGCTGAGGATGCTTGGCCGTCACGCCGAGACAGTGATGGATGTGTACCTGAGCGGCGCCGTGGACGAGGCCAACGCCGATGCAGGTGTGCTGAAAAAGCTCACCGAGGCGGGCATTCTGTGGCGCCCCGAGGAAGATGAGGGCCTAAGGCTTACCCGCAGCGTGCGGGCACTGCTCGAAGAGGGCCTTAAAGATGAGCGCAATCGCCAGATCAATGCCAACGTAGGCTCGGCGCTTGCCACCATCAAGACCCTGGCCGACCACTACAAGGAGGCGCGCAGCCACTCGGACTACAGCGCCGCCGAGGCGTATCTGGCCGATCTCAGTGAGCATGTGTACGCCTTTACCGAGAACCTGCGCTACTCAATTCGGGTGCTGTGGGGGCGGATTAACAACGAATTCGGTTATGTCGGTACCATCAGCGCTAAAATCCGCGAGAACGAACTGGCTCAGAGCCAGGTGTCTGAGCTCTTAAATGGCCTGGAGCTGTTTCAGTTCAGCGAACTTGGGGAGATCGCCTCTGATATCCGTGAGCTTCGAAAGCTGCTGGTGACTACCCTGCAGGAGACCCTGAGTGACTGTACTCAGGAGCTCAGCGTGGTGCAGGCAAGGCTTTTGGAGTTGCTTGGCCGCTTCCGGCAAATTCAGGGTCGTACCAGGCTGCTCAAGGGCTGGCTTTTGTACACAGATATGCACCCTGACTACGAGCCCATGGAGCATGTGGCTCACCGCAAGGTGCCCATGCTGTTTAACCGCGCCGAGGCCATGCTGACCGATGCCCACGTGGATGTGCATAACCAGAGCCAGGAGCAGGAGCTGATGGAGATGGTGGCGCGCATCAAGTCCATCAGTCGCCTCGATCTGAAGCCTGCTGCCAAGGCGGCAGAAACCAGCGTGGTGCTGAGTGCGGCGGAAGACTTCGATATTCCGGAAAACCCGCTCAAGCAGGATGTAGAAGACTACTTTGTGGCGGTCATCGATTCGGGCAAGCGCCAGTCTGCGCTGGAATATCTGCAGGAAAAAGCCTTGCCATGGGATTCAGAAAGCTGGATTTATCAGGTGATTGGCGGCTTTGAGGGCCTGAGCGAAGAGCATAAGTCCTTCTTCGAACTGGAGCCTTTGGGTGAGCCTCATCCTGTGTATACCGGCAACTTTATTATCCGCGACGTGGAGCTGTGGCTCAGTTAA
- a CDS encoding ATP-binding protein, translated as MSSLQRIVLIDTHLPGVVELALDGHTNICGTNASGKTTLQRLVPVFYGEYPSRVVPSTRDSFERWYLPHDSSYIIYEYRRGDGMLYQAVLSSNGDGKGISYRFIAKGFELDDYVKARNGDALVCHTAAELGREMKRAGIAHTNLLNTREYRAIIQNDRTLLSSGTNRVELRSYARQFALCDAEHTLRHIEKLAKAVHSKEGKMETVKSMIAAILEEDGVNPPTSRINPQQVENWIRECQLIAGFEEIRPEFDKLEQEFNQLLSAELRLAGLHKGYKDDEVLEAERLERCQTASKECNFRLRQLDDEWKEKRDELNQEISAARGDVSKFEHELEVIEDQHGAFLDADIETAKGDLEQLPLWRTDLENLSERHKLLTDKHQDVEAAYNARRSKIVEQLNRDLEVLDQDLDKQRDARERQAAAARSDLEKLEQFWRDQLEAGKNRFREEEYELKLAASEEKLRQDAVTYTEEEKLNLAVFDERIERADEEQEASNANVERLALEERRLRSRRDQASEALRLASIRVSERQNALDELKTMLFPQSHTLLEFLRKEAPGWEEHLGKVIAPELLHRTDLHPFNANSGADGNSLFGIGLDLKALDIPEYAQSEQELRSRLAKAEEALGSAREVQEAAEEQLVTINGELEKLSRELTFARTAFKNAREDLRRLFDEKRAEQDRVNKALAERKQLAGKRLVTIEHQLKQLGRDHQDWLEETKEESLEARMEKNAYWQEVVGALDAQIASVKTGIESRRANAKAETKACEQWYKNELKSRGVDEDKIVGLKADIRTLERRIADAEGRRADVLRYEDWYQHTWLSRKPRLAEELAKVRRAQSELEQQLARFSSEVKTQRSELESGRKASDAAQVEASENLTKLRSLLRKLADLKLAPTDDEAQGSIGERLRQGEELLLKRDYLVGSVKQYVEHFDTVIAAKSGSGLAETWERAREEATSINDKGIRILDYRKLVPSLEQLLNVMVPQSIMALREQGRIFGVDLTAFYDVLADIDRRIASQSARITREVGEELFLDGVSESAVRIRSRISELEFWPELEVFVAAFRRWKSDGFAGLPDEHYTNSMRRALDIIGKAALSGGIAKLLEIELRLREGNSDLIIRTDRQLNESSSHGMAYLILCKFLLAFTRLLRGSAQVTVHWPIDELGTLHHNNVKKIFDACENNNISVLGAFPNPESEVLSLFKNRYIINKQTRKLQVVKPKSNPIADKLASRISREAV; from the coding sequence ATGTCTAGCTTGCAACGAATCGTGCTTATCGACACCCACCTGCCTGGGGTGGTCGAGCTGGCCCTCGACGGCCATACCAATATCTGTGGTACCAATGCCTCGGGCAAGACCACACTGCAGCGACTGGTGCCGGTGTTTTATGGCGAATACCCAAGCCGGGTGGTGCCCTCCACCCGTGACAGTTTTGAGCGCTGGTACCTGCCCCACGACAGCAGCTATATCATTTACGAATATCGCCGTGGCGATGGCATGCTGTATCAGGCGGTATTAAGCTCCAACGGCGATGGCAAGGGCATCAGTTACCGCTTTATCGCCAAGGGCTTCGAGCTGGACGATTATGTTAAGGCCCGTAACGGTGATGCCCTGGTGTGCCACACCGCCGCCGAGCTTGGCCGCGAAATGAAGCGTGCCGGCATTGCCCACACCAATCTGCTCAATACCCGCGAATACCGCGCCATTATTCAAAACGATCGCACTCTTTTGTCGAGCGGCACCAACAGGGTTGAGCTCAGAAGCTATGCCCGTCAGTTTGCCCTGTGCGACGCCGAGCACACCCTAAGGCACATCGAAAAACTCGCCAAAGCGGTGCACTCCAAAGAAGGCAAGATGGAAACTGTGAAGTCCATGATTGCCGCCATTCTGGAAGAAGACGGGGTAAATCCGCCTACTTCGCGCATCAATCCGCAGCAGGTGGAAAACTGGATCCGCGAGTGCCAACTTATTGCCGGATTTGAAGAAATTCGTCCCGAGTTCGACAAGCTGGAGCAGGAGTTCAATCAGCTGCTGTCTGCCGAGCTGCGTCTGGCCGGGCTGCACAAGGGCTATAAGGATGACGAAGTGCTGGAGGCCGAGCGCCTGGAGCGCTGTCAGACCGCCTCCAAGGAATGCAACTTCCGTCTGCGCCAGCTCGATGACGAGTGGAAGGAAAAGCGCGACGAGCTGAACCAGGAAATCTCCGCCGCCCGTGGTGATGTCAGCAAGTTCGAGCACGAACTTGAGGTGATTGAAGATCAGCACGGCGCCTTCCTCGATGCCGATATCGAAACCGCCAAGGGTGACCTCGAGCAGCTGCCGCTGTGGCGCACCGACCTTGAAAACTTAAGCGAGCGCCATAAGCTGCTCACCGACAAACACCAGGACGTAGAGGCCGCCTATAACGCCCGCCGCTCCAAGATTGTTGAGCAGCTAAACCGCGATCTGGAAGTGCTGGATCAGGATCTGGATAAGCAGCGCGACGCCCGTGAGCGTCAGGCCGCGGCTGCCCGCAGCGATCTTGAGAAACTCGAGCAGTTCTGGCGCGATCAGCTGGAAGCGGGCAAGAATCGTTTCCGCGAAGAGGAATATGAGCTGAAGCTCGCCGCCTCTGAAGAAAAGCTGCGCCAGGATGCGGTGACCTACACCGAAGAGGAAAAGCTCAATCTGGCGGTGTTCGATGAGCGCATCGAACGTGCCGATGAAGAGCAGGAAGCCAGCAACGCCAATGTGGAGCGTCTGGCGCTGGAAGAGCGTCGTCTGCGCTCCCGCCGCGATCAGGCCAGCGAAGCCCTGCGCCTCGCCAGCATCCGTGTCAGCGAGCGCCAGAATGCTCTGGACGAGCTCAAGACCATGCTCTTTCCTCAGTCGCACACCCTGCTGGAGTTTCTGCGTAAAGAAGCCCCCGGCTGGGAAGAGCACCTGGGTAAGGTGATTGCCCCGGAGCTGTTGCACCGCACCGATCTGCATCCCTTTAACGCCAACAGCGGCGCCGATGGCAATAGCCTGTTCGGCATAGGGCTGGACTTAAAGGCGCTGGATATTCCCGAGTATGCCCAGAGCGAGCAGGAGCTAAGAAGCCGTCTTGCCAAGGCAGAAGAAGCCCTAGGCAGTGCCCGCGAAGTGCAGGAAGCCGCCGAAGAGCAGCTGGTGACAATCAACGGCGAGCTGGAAAAGCTCTCCCGCGAACTCACCTTTGCCCGCACCGCCTTTAAAAACGCCCGCGAAGACCTGCGCCGTTTGTTTGATGAAAAGCGCGCCGAGCAGGACAGGGTCAACAAGGCGCTGGCCGAGCGTAAGCAGTTGGCCGGTAAGCGTTTGGTGACCATTGAGCATCAGCTTAAGCAGCTTGGCCGCGACCATCAGGACTGGCTGGAGGAGACCAAAGAAGAGTCCCTCGAAGCGCGGATGGAAAAGAATGCCTACTGGCAGGAAGTGGTGGGCGCACTGGATGCCCAGATTGCTTCGGTCAAGACGGGTATCGAGAGCCGCCGCGCCAACGCCAAGGCCGAAACCAAGGCCTGTGAGCAGTGGTACAAAAACGAGCTTAAGTCCCGTGGTGTGGACGAAGACAAGATTGTGGGTCTCAAGGCCGATATCCGCACTCTCGAGCGCCGGATTGCCGATGCAGAAGGCCGCCGCGCCGACGTACTGCGCTACGAAGACTGGTATCAGCATACCTGGCTTAGCCGCAAGCCACGGCTCGCCGAAGAGTTGGCCAAGGTGCGCCGCGCCCAGTCGGAGCTGGAGCAGCAGCTCGCCCGTTTCTCAAGCGAGGTGAAAACCCAGCGCAGTGAACTGGAGTCGGGCCGCAAGGCCTCCGATGCCGCCCAGGTGGAAGCCTCGGAAAACCTCACCAAGCTGCGCTCACTGCTGCGTAAACTTGCCGACCTTAAGCTGGCGCCCACCGACGATGAGGCCCAGGGCAGTATTGGCGAGCGACTGCGTCAGGGTGAAGAGTTGCTGCTCAAACGCGACTATTTGGTGGGCTCGGTGAAGCAATATGTAGAGCACTTCGATACCGTGATTGCCGCCAAGTCGGGCTCTGGCCTTGCCGAAACCTGGGAGCGTGCCCGGGAAGAGGCCACCTCCATTAACGACAAGGGCATCCGTATTCTGGATTACCGCAAGCTGGTGCCAAGTCTGGAGCAGCTTTTGAACGTGATGGTGCCCCAATCGATTATGGCGCTGCGGGAGCAGGGCCGGATCTTCGGGGTGGATCTCACCGCCTTCTACGACGTGCTGGCCGATATCGACCGCCGTATTGCTTCTCAAAGCGCCCGCATCACCCGCGAGGTGGGCGAAGAGCTCTTCCTCGATGGGGTGTCTGAATCTGCGGTACGTATTCGCTCGCGGATCAGCGAGCTTGAGTTCTGGCCTGAGCTGGAAGTGTTTGTGGCTGCGTTCCGCCGCTGGAAGAGCGATGGCTTTGCCGGTCTGCCGGACGAGCATTACACCAACAGTATGCGCCGGGCGCTGGATATCATCGGCAAGGCGGCGCTCAGTGGCGGTATCGCCAAGCTGCTGGAAATCGAGCTGCGCCTGCGTGAAGGTAACTCGGATCTGATTATTCGCACCGACCGTCAGCTGAATGAATCTTCGAGCCACGGTATGGCATACCTGATTTTGTGTAAGTTCCTGCTGGCCTTTACCCGTCTGCTGCGGGGCTCGGCCCAGGTGACAGTGCACTGGCCCATCGACGAGCTGGGTACCCTGCACCACAACAACGTGAAGAAGATTTTCGATGCCTGCGAGAACAACAATATCTCGGTGCTGGGGGCCTTCCCGAACCCCGAGTCTGAGGTGCTGAGTCTGTTCAAAAACCGCTATATCATCAACAAGCAAACCCGCAAGCTGCAGGTGGTGAAGCCAAAGAGCAACCCCATCGCCGATAAGCTGGCCAGCCGTATTTCCAGGGAGGCGGTGTAA
- a CDS encoding porin, which yields MKKTLIASALLGLFASQTAIAADDTAELRKVIEQQQQVLKDLEKRLEETEKRVEQTADAAEANAEAKSATTIGGYGELHYNNMDDEKEIDFHRFVLFFGHEFTKKTRFFSELELEHSLSGEGKKGEVELEQAYIEHDFSDALTAKAGLFLLPVGILNETHEPNTFYGVERNPVEKDILPTTWWEGGLALNIKAAPGLTFDAAVTSGLKVKDDYKVRGGRQKVSEANADALAYTGRVKYTGIAGLELAATAQYQSDLTQGKDGVDEASATLLEAHGIYTIGGFTVRALYAQWNIDGAEAELLGRDSQKGWYIEPSYRFNNEFGIFARYNEWDNEAGNDDDTTKKVTSVGINYWLHENVVFKADYEKQSGALDADGFNLGVGYQF from the coding sequence ATGAAAAAGACTCTGATCGCCAGCGCCTTGCTGGGCCTGTTTGCCAGCCAAACTGCCATTGCCGCCGACGACACCGCCGAACTGCGTAAAGTGATTGAACAGCAGCAACAGGTACTGAAGGATCTGGAAAAGCGTCTGGAAGAAACCGAAAAGCGCGTTGAGCAAACTGCCGATGCTGCCGAAGCCAACGCTGAGGCCAAGAGCGCAACCACCATCGGTGGTTATGGCGAACTGCACTACAACAACATGGATGACGAGAAAGAAATCGACTTCCACCGCTTTGTGCTGTTCTTCGGTCATGAGTTCACCAAAAAGACCCGTTTCTTCTCTGAGCTGGAACTGGAGCACTCGCTCTCAGGCGAAGGCAAGAAAGGCGAAGTGGAACTGGAACAGGCTTATATCGAGCATGACTTCAGTGATGCCCTGACCGCCAAAGCCGGTCTGTTCCTGCTGCCAGTGGGCATCCTGAACGAAACCCACGAACCCAACACCTTCTACGGTGTTGAGCGTAACCCGGTTGAAAAAGACATTCTGCCTACCACCTGGTGGGAAGGCGGTCTGGCACTGAACATCAAGGCCGCCCCAGGCCTCACTTTCGACGCTGCCGTGACCTCCGGCCTGAAAGTAAAAGATGATTACAAGGTGCGTGGTGGCCGTCAGAAGGTGTCTGAAGCCAATGCCGACGCCCTGGCCTACACTGGCCGCGTGAAGTACACCGGCATTGCCGGTCTGGAACTGGCTGCCACCGCCCAGTACCAGAGCGACCTAACCCAGGGTAAAGACGGCGTAGATGAAGCCTCTGCCACCCTGCTGGAAGCCCACGGTATTTACACCATTGGTGGCTTCACCGTGCGTGCCCTGTATGCCCAGTGGAACATCGATGGCGCTGAAGCCGAACTCTTGGGCCGCGACAGCCAGAAGGGCTGGTACATAGAGCCTTCTTATCGCTTCAACAATGAATTCGGTATCTTCGCCCGTTACAACGAGTGGGATAACGAAGCCGGTAACGACGATGACACCACCAAGAAGGTGACCAGCGTCGGTATCAACTACTGGCTGCACGAAAACGTAGTGTTCAAGGCCGACTACGAGAAGCAGAGCGGCGCCCTAGATGCCGACGGCTTCAACCTGGGTGTTGGCTACCAGTTCTAA
- a CDS encoding TonB-dependent receptor family protein translates to MTTIAKPAIKLSLLTSALLASFAATATANADIEQISIFGKKNPINTVPGSAHQLSQEELDTFKYSDIMRTLASVPGVYIQEEEGYGLRPNLGMRGTGQNRSEKITVMEDGVLAAPAPYASPAAYYFPTSGRMQQIEVLKGSSTVKYGPRTTGGVVNMVSRQIPDAELAGALDVALGQDGYGKLHAHAGGQGERIGAVTEVYRYQAEGFRDINGVGGDTGFVKNDLLAKVAIDSVKDAKYAQRLELKLKYADEVSNETYMGLSDADYAAKPFSRYSASQKDEMTTEHKQLQLSHIIDFGSSVSLATTAYYNDFKRNWYKADKVDGKSLSKGGIDAASAFDANPEGAIDVSVKANNRGYLSQGIQTELGLLLGDHQLDIGLRLHQDEMDRFQWADTYSLDANQHMSLTKAGVPGTDSNRIDSAEAISAYVQDRFTLGAFTLTAGVRYEDVTVEREDWGKTNPGRNGEGKLKENSFSALLPSLSATWQLTDNTLLLAGVQKGFAPAAPGNTEGQEEESWNYEAGARFVNGNFNAEAIAFYGDYSNMHGNCTAAQGCDEDKLDNQYNAGEVVVKGLELSAGHQFNTEGALSFPVKLAYTYTSTEFQNSFDSEFDTWGSVQVGDEFSYTPKHQLYLSAGISAEQWQLTLAGRYTSDMRATAGQGEIAADDLIAAKTLVDLSGRYFIDKQQEVYLTVDNLLDETYMTTRAHGSVFSGKPRSVTVGYSYKF, encoded by the coding sequence ATGACCACCATCGCCAAGCCAGCCATCAAGCTGAGCCTGCTGACCAGCGCCCTGCTGGCAAGCTTTGCCGCCACTGCAACCGCCAATGCCGACATCGAGCAGATCAGCATTTTCGGTAAAAAGAACCCCATCAACACAGTGCCAGGCAGCGCCCATCAGCTGAGCCAGGAAGAGCTGGATACCTTCAAGTATTCCGACATCATGCGCACCCTGGCCTCGGTGCCCGGTGTCTATATTCAGGAAGAAGAAGGCTATGGTCTGCGCCCCAATCTTGGCATGCGCGGCACGGGTCAGAACCGCTCAGAAAAAATCACCGTGATGGAAGATGGCGTGCTGGCAGCACCGGCGCCTTATGCTTCACCAGCGGCCTATTACTTCCCAACCTCTGGTCGCATGCAGCAGATTGAAGTGCTCAAAGGCTCTTCTACCGTGAAATACGGCCCACGTACCACCGGCGGCGTGGTTAACATGGTTTCTCGCCAAATTCCTGATGCCGAACTGGCTGGCGCGCTCGATGTCGCCCTGGGTCAGGACGGTTACGGCAAGCTGCACGCCCACGCCGGTGGTCAGGGCGAACGCATTGGTGCCGTGACCGAAGTGTACCGCTATCAGGCCGAAGGTTTTCGCGACATCAACGGCGTTGGCGGTGACACAGGTTTTGTGAAAAACGATCTGCTGGCCAAAGTGGCCATCGACAGCGTTAAAGATGCCAAATATGCCCAGCGTCTGGAACTCAAACTCAAGTACGCCGATGAAGTCTCCAACGAGACCTACATGGGTCTGAGCGATGCCGACTACGCAGCCAAGCCATTCAGCCGCTATTCGGCCTCGCAAAAAGATGAAATGACCACTGAACACAAGCAGCTGCAACTGAGCCATATCATCGACTTTGGCAGCAGTGTCAGCCTCGCCACTACCGCCTATTACAACGACTTCAAACGTAACTGGTACAAAGCCGACAAGGTTGATGGCAAGAGCCTGTCCAAGGGTGGCATTGACGCCGCCAGCGCCTTCGATGCCAACCCTGAAGGGGCGATTGATGTCAGCGTAAAGGCCAACAACCGTGGTTATCTGTCTCAGGGGATCCAGACCGAACTGGGGCTGCTGCTTGGCGATCACCAGTTGGATATCGGCCTGCGCCTGCATCAGGACGAGATGGACCGCTTCCAGTGGGCCGACACCTACAGCTTGGACGCCAATCAGCACATGAGCCTGACCAAGGCCGGTGTGCCGGGTACCGACTCTAACCGCATCGACAGCGCCGAAGCCATTTCAGCCTACGTACAGGACAGATTCACCCTGGGCGCCTTCACGCTCACCGCCGGTGTGCGCTACGAAGATGTGACCGTAGAGCGTGAAGACTGGGGCAAAACCAACCCAGGCCGTAACGGCGAAGGAAAGCTCAAGGAAAACAGCTTCTCGGCGCTGCTGCCATCGCTGTCTGCCACCTGGCAGCTGACCGACAACACCCTGCTGCTGGCCGGTGTGCAAAAAGGCTTTGCCCCTGCCGCCCCTGGCAACACTGAGGGCCAGGAAGAAGAGAGCTGGAACTACGAGGCAGGTGCCCGCTTTGTGAACGGCAACTTCAATGCCGAAGCCATCGCTTTCTACGGTGATTACAGCAACATGCACGGCAACTGCACCGCCGCCCAGGGCTGTGATGAAGACAAGCTGGACAACCAGTACAACGCCGGCGAAGTAGTAGTGAAAGGGCTGGAATTGTCAGCTGGCCACCAATTCAACACCGAAGGCGCTCTGAGTTTCCCGGTGAAGCTGGCGTACACCTACACCAGCACCGAGTTCCAAAACAGTTTCGACTCTGAGTTCGATACCTGGGGTTCAGTACAGGTGGGCGACGAGTTCAGCTATACCCCCAAGCATCAGCTGTACCTGAGTGCCGGCATCAGCGCCGAGCAGTGGCAGCTGACCCTGGCTGGCCGTTATACCTCGGATATGCGCGCCACAGCGGGTCAGGGTGAGATTGCTGCCGATGACCTGATTGCCGCCAAGACTCTGGTTGATCTGTCCGGCCGCTACTTTATTGATAAGCAGCAGGAAGTTTACCTGACTGTGGACAATCTGCTGGATGAAACCTACATGACCACCCGTGCCCATGGCTCGGTGTTTTCCGGCAAACCACGTTCGGTGACAGTCGGTTATTCATATAAGTTCTAA
- a CDS encoding PepSY domain-containing protein, translating into MNRRHHNRAATHTGHQIRKSIRPWHRRLGLLGALFLMLLTLSGVAINHANGWGLAHAKVRIGWLLDYYGIQAPAHSRQFDDLGVTDNLLWQQQRLLLEARRPLLAAGHVNSMIVAIDAEQLYLLSSDGELLETQDKSTGLPTPLSGLAIEGSTQVWLKGEKGQYLADEDFIEWRQATSFVPLNWLEGSAASESLLLQARSANMTWERLLLDLHSGRLFGSWAIWLWDLLAACFVFLSLSGLYIWWSQRPRRK; encoded by the coding sequence ATGAATCGACGCCATCACAACCGGGCCGCCACCCACACAGGCCATCAAATACGAAAATCCATTCGCCCCTGGCATCGCCGCCTTGGCTTGCTCGGGGCGCTGTTCCTTATGCTGCTTACCCTCAGTGGCGTGGCCATTAACCATGCCAACGGCTGGGGGCTTGCCCATGCCAAGGTGCGCATTGGCTGGCTGCTGGACTACTACGGTATTCAGGCGCCTGCCCACAGCCGCCAGTTCGATGATTTAGGGGTAACCGATAATCTGCTGTGGCAACAACAGCGGCTGCTGTTGGAAGCCAGACGCCCGCTACTGGCTGCGGGGCACGTAAATTCTATGATTGTCGCCATCGATGCCGAGCAGCTGTATTTGCTGAGCAGCGACGGCGAACTGCTGGAAACCCAGGATAAGAGCACCGGCCTTCCCACACCCTTAAGTGGCCTTGCCATCGAAGGCAGCACCCAGGTGTGGCTTAAAGGCGAGAAAGGCCAGTATCTGGCCGATGAAGACTTTATTGAGTGGCGTCAGGCCACAAGCTTTGTGCCCCTTAACTGGCTTGAGGGCAGCGCCGCTTCTGAGTCGCTGCTGCTGCAGGCCCGCAGCGCCAACATGACCTGGGAACGACTGCTGCTTGACCTGCACAGCGGCCGCCTGTTTGGCAGCTGGGCCATCTGGCTTTGGGATCTGCTGGCAGCTTGCTTTGTCTTTTTATCCTTAAGCGGACTCTACATCTGGTGGAGCCAGCGCCCGAGACGCAAATAG
- a CDS encoding FMN-binding protein, producing MKKRLFLCLSLLFPLAQAETVYQSNDAFISASLGTLPKAQVLWLNDTQKADIESILAHRFNKLRLRYWRDDGQTVWIMDEIGKESPITVGIHVSDGKIIKTQVLVYRESRGDEVRHDFFTDQFKSATLTPSLELDRSIDGITGATLSVKALTKLSRIALYLDAAVQTQP from the coding sequence ATGAAAAAACGGCTATTTCTTTGCCTTAGCTTACTCTTCCCCCTGGCACAGGCAGAAACGGTTTATCAGAGCAACGATGCCTTTATCAGCGCGAGTTTGGGCACCCTGCCCAAGGCGCAGGTGCTGTGGCTGAATGACACCCAAAAGGCCGACATCGAGTCCATTCTGGCCCACAGGTTCAATAAGCTCAGGTTGCGTTACTGGCGCGACGATGGCCAAACCGTGTGGATCATGGATGAAATTGGCAAGGAATCCCCCATTACTGTGGGTATTCATGTCAGCGACGGCAAGATTATCAAGACCCAGGTGCTGGTCTATCGCGAAAGTCGCGGCGATGAAGTCAGACACGACTTCTTTACGGATCAATTCAAATCCGCCACACTGACGCCCTCATTGGAATTGGATCGCAGCATCGACGGCATCACGGGTGCCACCCTGTCGGTAAAAGCCCTTACCAAGCTTTCCCGCATTGCCCTGTATCTGGATGCAGCCGTACAAACTCAGCCTTGA
- a CDS encoding DUF3581 domain-containing protein — MFLEPFFTQTDETVTISPFQASEFAKRVAEDFNPIHDESAKRFCVPGDLLFALVLSHYGLSQKMQFKFEGMVGEGVSLNFPAEVGDSFPICDSRDKTYLSVSRQGDVSRCETQIESFVRSYVSFSGLNFIHVLVPMMREHGVMINPDRPLVIYESMAFDLTTLDFDQVALELSDARLSVDGKRGDVTLEFALISDGKQVGTGVKTLVMSGLRQLDEAALDGMAQFYEERRATL; from the coding sequence ATGTTTCTCGAGCCTTTTTTTACTCAAACTGATGAAACTGTAACGATTTCTCCTTTCCAGGCCAGCGAGTTTGCCAAGCGGGTCGCAGAAGATTTCAACCCTATTCACGACGAAAGTGCCAAGCGCTTTTGTGTGCCCGGCGACCTTTTGTTTGCGCTGGTTCTGAGCCACTATGGCCTCAGCCAGAAAATGCAATTCAAGTTCGAAGGCATGGTGGGCGAGGGCGTGAGCCTGAACTTCCCGGCCGAGGTGGGCGACAGCTTCCCTATCTGCGACAGCCGCGATAAGACCTACCTCAGTGTCAGCCGCCAGGGCGATGTGAGCCGCTGCGAGACCCAAATCGAGTCTTTCGTGCGCAGCTACGTGTCTTTCTCCGGGCTTAACTTTATTCACGTGCTGGTGCCCATGATGCGTGAGCACGGGGTCATGATTAACCCCGACCGTCCACTGGTTATCTACGAGAGCATGGCGTTCGATCTCACTACCCTGGATTTTGATCAGGTAGCACTCGAGCTCAGTGATGCCCGCCTCAGCGTGGATGGCAAGCGTGGTGACGTGACGCTGGAATTTGCTCTTATCAGCGACGGCAAGCAGGTTGGCACCGGCGTTAAGACCCTGGTAATGAGTGGCCTGCGTCAGCTAGATGAAGCTGCCCTCGATGGCATGGCACAGTTCTACGAAGAGCGCCGCGCCACCCTGTAA